The genome window CCTACAACTTTTTCGTCTTTATTGATAACAGGCGCACCTCTTATTGCCTCCTTGTAGAAGATCATGGAGGCCTCTCTTAAGCTAGTTTCCGGCTTTAACGCAATTAGTTTCTTGGAGATAAGATTTTTTACTTTCTCCTTTGGAATACTTATCATTCTTTTTACATCTACTACGATTTCTTTACTGTTCTCATCTAAGTGCAATACTAATCCTTCTATAACTAACCTACTATAGGGTGTAGGACCCAATCTTACGGCATCTCCTATTTTTAATTTTCGTAGATCTCCCTCTACCTTTAGGAGAACCCTATTTGCCGAAGGATTAGTAATATCAATTATTTCAATATTTTCTACTTTTATATCAGTTTCTATCATTCCTTTATAGAGATTTAGCTTATCCAGTATTGGAGTTAATGTAGGATTACTGATAATTTCATACGCTTTTAGTGTTGGCATATAGCCTCCATTAGGTCCTGGTTTAGATTCTACTAGACCTAATACCTTTAAGCTTAGTATAATGTTTCTAACCGTTCCCTCATCTTTTCCTATAATATCAGCTACTTCCTTACTTTTTATCATTCTTTTTTGCCTATTATAAAGATCTGTAAGGGCTAACAATATTTCCCTTTGTGTAGGCGAGAGATTCTGCATAACTCAATTATAATTTATTTAGTAGTTTAAAATATCTATGCTTATACCTTTATACCTAAAACCTTATTCAAAATCTTCTTATTTACGTTAAATACCTCTTTAGCTATTAACGCGACATAATTAGCTTTTGGTAAAGGATACTCAATACCTATTGATATAGCTATAGCCTTTTTAGTAGCAATATAAGTTAGCCTATCCCTCACTATTCCCTCAGCTATACCTTCTGCGAGCTTAAATGCAGTATAAAATCTTGAGAAACTTCTTGAAGTATGCTTTATTTCGTCCTTTTCTGAACTGTTTAGATTTCTTAGTGATTTATACATTTTATCTTCTGATTCAAAAGAAAATATTATTTTGGTAAATGTTGTTCTTAATGCTCTAGCTAATACCTCTTTGTTATTACCAGACTTCTCAAAGGCTTCATTTACATTTCCATTTATGATTAACTTTGAGATCTTATCGTAGTCTTCCTCTCTAGATAATAATTTATCAAATATTTCTTTATTATCTTCAAAAAGACCTAGTCCATATTTTCCTACCACAAACAAGCTTATTAGCTCCTTCTCATATAATCCATCCGCATTAAACCCTCTAAAAGGCTTAAGATTTTTCTTAGTGTAAGCATTTTTAACGATTTCAATAACATCTTCTCGACTCAATGATTCCCAACTTTGCATTAATAAACTCCAAATGTCAGTAAGTACTTTTATCCTCTCTCTGTAAATTTCCTTTACCATTCCTGACTACCTCGTTAAGTTTATGTGCACATTTCTTTATAAGGTATACTATATTAAGTAGTTTATCATGAGTTCAGAAACAGAGGATAATTTAAAGCCAAATATTGTGCTTCTTTCAACTTCTGATCTAGAGCAAGAAATAAGACAACTAACAGAGGAACTAAAGAGCATGAAAGATGATAATGAGGAAGAGCATAAAAAAATCTATGTTATGATCGATAATATAGCGAGAACTTTAAACTGGATTAATATAGCAAAATCTCAAAGCATATGGAAATCAAAAACCTGCAAACATGCTATAAACTTTGTATGCCAAGCATGGAATATAAGCGATGAAAATAAGCTTGGAATTCCCAGTGATGTAATAGTAGTAAATAATGATGGTACTAAAAGAGTTGTTGTATCTAAATTTTCAGAAATATGCATTGCATGCCCACTATACGAACCTAGAAGAAGTTGATAACACTTTATCAAATGCTTTGTCAAGTAATTTTTTAAGTTTCTGTACATTTTCATTTTCCAATATGTTTTCTATATTTACGTTTCCTAATAGTTCTAATAAAGCCTCACTTATATCATTGATTATTATTTTAACTATCTCATAATATTCCTCCTCATTAGCAATTTCAATACACTTCTCTATTATTTCATCACTCGGATGCGTAGTTCCCTTTAAGTATTTAGTAATTGCTGCTGGAGTTATACCAAGCTCCTCAGCAAGTTCTTTTTTGCTTCTGTTTTGCAAAAGAATGTGGATAATGTGTAGTCTAGCATCTTTCCCCAGATTATGAATTGCCTTTTCCATCGTAGAATGAATTCAATTATAAAATTTAATAAGCAGTAAGAGTTATGTCCCTTAAATGAAAGCTGTGGTATTTAATTTAGGTATTACAATAAATGATGTTCCAGAAAAACAAGTTAATAGAGATTATGTATTATTAAAGCCAAAAAGAGTGTTAGTAAATGGATTAGAAAACTCAATATATGTAGGGTTATTATGGATAGAACCAACTAGAATACTAGGTTCAACTGGAATAGGTAGAGTTGAAAGCGTTGGATTAGATATTGACAAGAGTTTAGAAGGAAAATTAGTTCTCGTCTTACCATATTCTCAGACGTACGGAGGGATTGGGACTGAGATAGATGGTATTTTGGCAGAAAAGGCTACCGTACCTTTAGACAGTATAGTAATCCTTCCTCAATCTAATTTCAATGAGAAATATGTACTTTATCCTTACGTGAGTTTTGCATTACAATTACCTAAATATATTAACAGTGGCAATACCCTAATAATAGGTAGTGGACTTTACGGAATAATCTCCGCCCTTTATTTAAGAGATATAGTCAGTAAAGTTGCTGTATATAGAGAGGATGGGATTAATCCACATATAGTAGGGGTTGAGGAGATTCGACATCTTTCTCAAGAGTGGGATAATATAATAATTACAACCTTTAGGTCTTGGATCAGAGCTTTCGTAGACGACATTTCTAAATCAAATACTAAGATAATAATGCCTAAGTTGATGAATACATGGCCAATAGTTTCATCTACCAAAGCGATATTTATTCCTCCTAAAGAAGTTGATGGTGTTCTTGAATTTATAGACAAAAAAATCACCGATAAATTATTTAACGAGATTGTATCATTTTCCAATGATCTTTTGGCTTCTTTTCCATCACCAAAGGCTGGGGTAATAATAAATGTTGAAGAAGTTTTTAAGTAGAGAGCTCTTGTTTTATTGTATCTCCTAATCTCTTAATTCCCTCTACTATCTCTTCTCTCTTAGGAAAACTGAAATTTATCCTCATGGTGTTCTTTCCGCTATAGTCGGCATAAAAGCTAGAACCCGGTACATAAGCTACACCTCTTTGTAAAGCTTTTTCTAGCATCTTAGTGGTATCTATTTTTTGTGGTAGCCAAGCAAATACAAACATTCCACCGACTGGCTTTGTCCACCTAGCATCCTTGGGGAAATAAGTTTCGATAGCCTCTAACATTATGTCTCTCTTTTCCTTATATACTCTCCTTATCTTAGGTAAATTATTTTGAATTATACCTCTCCTTATAGCCTCCATTGCGATATATTGTGATAATGAAGGTGTATGTAAATCAACATTTTGTTTGTATAATTCCATTTCCCTAATGAAATCTTCATGAGCAACTACCCATCCTAATCTTAAACCTGGTGCAAGTATCTTACTAAATGTGCTAGTATAAATTACTCTTCCTTCTTTGTCAAAGGCCTTAATTGGTGGAGGACTCTCTCCCTCGAACACTAAAAACCCATAAGCATCGTCCTCAAAAATTAGGAAATCATATTTTGATGCAATTTCCAAGAGTCTTTTCCTATCTTCTGTACTTATTGTCGTACCTGCTGGATTCTGGGCTGTTGGTATTACATACATTAACTTGATTTTTTTACCATCGTTATGTGTATTTCTTATTTTTCTTTCTAACTCATCCAGATCTGGTCCTCTTTCCGTTACGGTGACCGATATGAAATTCGGTTTTCTGGTTCGCATTGCATTTAAAGCAGCTAAATAAGTTGGTGCTTCGACTATCACATTGTCTGCAGGATCTATTAATATATTAAATAGCATGAAAAGTGATTCTTGGCTTCCTACCGTGACAAATATATTTCTTTCGTCTATTCCACCAATTCCCCTTAATCGAGATAAGTTCACTAGTTCTTTTCTAAATTCAGATATTCCAGAAGTTGCAGTATATTGTAATGCTTTATCAGCACTATTCAATAAAACATCATCTACTATTTTTTTGATCTCTTCTACCGGAAAAGTCTGAGGATCAGGTAAACCGCCCGCAAGGCTAATTACATTTCTACCTTCGGTTAACTTTAATAAATCTCTTATTTCTGATGTGCGTAAATACTTGGTTTCGTTGGATAAAAATCTCTCAAACATGAAGGTCAATTTTTAATTGGCCCCGATAGTTAATATTTTTATGGATTATTGGTTAGCGGAAATTATAACTATAGGTAATGAAGTATTAAGTGGAAAGACTGTAAATACTAATGCTTCACATATCGGTCGTAGACTTACATCATTAGGGTTCACCGTGAGAAGAATAACTGTAATTATGGATGATGCAGACGAAATTGCATCAGCCTTCAGAGAGGCAATAGATAGGAGGCCGAAAGTCATAATATCTTCTGGTGGTCTTGGGCCTACATGGGATGACAAGACAGCGGAAGGGCTGGCGAAGGCATTGGGAGTTGATTTGGAGTTAAATAAAACAGCCTTTAATATGATTCTGGAAAAGTATACCAAAAGAAATATTCCTCTTACGGAAGAGAGGAAGAAAATGGCTTATATGCCGTATGGCGCTATTCCCGTTGAAAATAATGAGGGAATAGCTCCTGGGATTTATATTTATCACAATAACATTGATATATTAGCTGTACCAGGTGTACCTAGAGAGATGGAAAACGTATTAGAGAATTTTATAAACAAAATGCTAAGGAATAAGCCTAATTTGAAATATCTGGAGGACTTCATATACGTTGAGAACGTGATGGAATCTGCATTGGCACCATATGTTAAGGAACTGGTGAAAAAATATGATATTTATATAAAAACACATCCAAAAAGTTATGAGTTGTCACGCCCTATACTAGAAATACAGATAGCGGGAAGCGGGAGAGAGGAGGAAGAAATTAAAGCAAAAATAGAAAAAGTAAAAAATGAATTAGTAGATGTTATAAAGAAATTAAACGGAATTATAAGAAATTCTTTATGATATCAGATAACAATGACGGATTCTCGAAATTAAGAAAGTGACCATAGCCTTCTATAGTTTTCAATTCCACATTTTTCATGTTATTCTTAAATACATTTATATTTGTTATTAATCCGTCATAAGATCCGTACACTAGAAGAGTGTTAACGTTTATTTTCTTGAGTTCGTCTGAATAGTCTTTTGCCTTCAATAACCCTTCTACTGCGTTTTTATAACCTATTGGCGTTGTTTCTTCATATACTTCTAAAAGAGAATTCCATGCATGATAGTTACTTACTAATGTATCTGCAAACTCTTTATGTAATCTTCTATATTCTGCTAAGGCTCTTAATCCGAAATTCACTGCTATTCTTACATACTTCTCATAAACTTCTGGGGATGGTGCTTTATATAAAGCACCAACTAATATTAATTTCTCCACTGGATATTTTAAAGCATAGTCTATTGCAATTAAAGAACCTATTGAATGTCCTACTAATATTGGTTTTTCTATACCTAGTTGAACTAATAAACTTCTTAAATCACTGGAGTGATCTTCGATACTATAAGGCGAATTTGGAGCTGAAGATCTGCCATGTCCTCTTAAGTCGTAGGCAACTACAGTACTATCTAATGTCAATTTTGGAATAACAAATTTCCAGCTCTTATAGCTTCCTGCTAAATGGTGGATTAGTACAAGCGGTTTTCCATTCCCTCTTACTTCATAATATAGCCGAATATCATTTGTAATTATAAAGGGAATTTAGTATCACCTCGTCTATTATCTTTGATTGTGAAGTTTTTTAGCTATTTGTGAAATACATAATTCAGCAATTACTGTAGGATATTCGATACCAAATTTTATTAATATGTCAGGGTTAACTTCACCTATTATTCCCATTTTTTCGTTCTCATAAACTATAGACGCTGAACGCCCTTCGATGAAAATGTTATTATTTTCTTCCTTATAAGTTACTTCCAAGCCTAAGGATTTTAGAATGTAATGGATTGGTGCTTGTATGTCCTCATAGCTTACCTCGTTGTCCATTATTGCATACGTAGCTCTTTTATCATTTCTAAATCCTGTATCTGTAGAAGAGTCATAAATTACCACATCTCCAGTCTCAAAAACTCTAATAGGGAATTTCGCATGTTGATTTTTAGATAGGAAATCTAATATTACCGGAATTAGCGAATCCCTTACTGCATTATATTCCTCAGTAATAGGATTGAGAATTTTTACATATTCATTACTGAGTAGCTTTCTATCTTTAATCAATACGAAGTTAAATATTTCTACAAATCCTGCTCCGATACCTAGTTCTCTTATTTTCCTTTCTACCAATGTTATGTAATCATAAGAACCGTAATTAATTGAAATATACTTATTAGGTTCTAGGTTATTATAACCGATACTCATTGCAATATCCTCTACTACGTCAATTTCATTTAGAATATCTACCCTATATTGAGGCACAGTTACTCTTATAACTCCGTTTTCTATGTCGCAATTCATTCTCATCCTCATAATATGTTTACATATCTCTTCTTCACTAATTTTAATTCCTAAAACTCTCTTTACATAGTCCTCTCTAACGTTCTGAATCTTATGTATAAGCAAGGGAGAGGATGATTGAGAAGAATTAGTAGATTTTAAAACTTTTACTCTTCCTATAGTCCCTCCTGCTTCTGCTAAGTTTGAAACAATTATATCCAGAGTTTGTGCAACGGCTTCAAATGAAGTTCCAGTTACATCTATAAAGAAATCCTCTGTGCTTTCATCCAGTTTGGTTTTATTAGAGTTGATTATTGGAGGTATACTCAATACTTCTCCATTTTCTTGGACTATAGCTGGGGATACTCCATTAGCTATTGAGATATTTCCATAAAGTTTTCCTTGCTCAGTTTTATCTAATATCTCGCTAATTGTGAGTTCTTTATTTCCATACAATGGAATAAATTTATAGGAAAGAGGAACTTCCTTATATTCTATCGTCTTCGTATCTACTTTCCTTAGATCATGTATACCTATTGCTACCTTTTTTCTCTTTCTTCCTATAGTACCATGAAGTTTTTCTTGAAACTGTATCAATTCTTCAAGGTCTATTTTAGCGTTATAGACTACAGCAGCTAATGCATAAGGCCTTGTTCTAACATGATCGACAATCAGAGTATATTCCGTATCTATAACATTATATTTTGCTTCGCCTAGCTCTTTTTCTAATAAACCTTTGATCGCTCTAGCTATTCCATCAGAGGAAAGTAGATCTAGTCGATCAGCGTTTATTTCTATTTCAATATTACTTTCATCGATAGGTTTCACTTCTGATTTTAAGTTAAACAATAGATCCTCTAGTTTCTGTTGACCAATACGTATTTTATCTAATAATTTATATTTATTTAATATTATAGTTACCATTTATATCACTCTATTTTCACTTTTACATCTCTTATATATTCTATATTATTCGAGTAAAGTAGTCTAATATCACTAATGTTCAGAAAACTCATAGCAAGCCTTTCAATTCCGATTCCCCAGGCTCCAGCCATGCTGTGTATTCCAACCGAACTTAATATTTCTGGCCTTAACAGTCCGGCTCCACACATCTCCACCCAGCCTAATTTTTCTAGATATCCGTAAACTTCTACGCTAGGTTCTGTAAATGGGAAGTATGCTGGTTTAAATTTAATTTCTTTAATTCCTAACCTATAAAATATTTCCTTCAGAACACCTAATAAGTCTCTAAACGTGAAATTATCATCTATAACTACACCATCTAATTGGTGAAACTCTATCAAATGAGTCGCGTCTATTGCATCTGGTCTGAAGACTTTACCTAAAGTAAACACTTTTTGAGGAGCCTTTGGTCTTGAGGCTAGGAGCCTCGCAGTAGTTGCAGTAGTTTGACTTCTTAACATTAACCTTAGCGTAATATCTTGTTTCCACTCATACTTCCAGAATTTCTCGTGAATCTCCTTTACATTATTTAACAACTCTTTATCCTCTATTTTTCCCAAACCTTCTACTGAAAAGCTATCGTGAATTTCCCTGGCGGGATGATCTTGCGGTTGGAATAGAAGGTCAAAATTATAAAATTCCATTTCAATATAACCTGTATTAATCTCTTTAAATCCTAAGCTAATCATAATATCCTTAACTTTTTCTAGGAATTCTTTAAAATAGTGTTTTTTACTAATAGTATAATAGGGAGGAAATGCTTCTACATTATACTTTCTAAGTTTATACTTTTTCCACTCTCCACTAACTATCATTTCTCTATTAAGATTTGAAATCCCTACCTCAAACTCTTTAGGTTCTTTTATTAACTCTATGTTTACTACTTTCCTTTCCTTTTCTTCTATGAGCCCCCTTTTTTTAAGCAAGTTTATTGTATTAGTATCAGCTTTTTCGAGATTTGACAGAGCAAGATACTCAGGTGACGTGTAAGTTTTTACTTTAGGTATTACTTTTCCTTCTTTTATCTCTATTAATCCTTTTCTCCTTGCCCAACTGATTGCAATATTAAAGTCCTCATCAAGAATATTTTTTATCTCGTTTAGATCTTTTTCTTGTCCATTTAATGTATTTATTAAAATGTCTTCGGGCAATCCGCTTTCCTTTCTTTTCCTTCCCTCTTCAGTCAATATGTAGTATTTTTCAGATTTTATCTCTGTTTTTACATACCCCTTTTCTCTCAGTAGCTCGATTAAACTTAATACCGAACTTTCTGGAATACCTATTTTTGTCGCAATTTCTAGAGAAGTTGCTCTTTTAAGATCCCTTAAAAAAAATAATATCTTAGCTTCGTTCTCACTTAACATCAATATCACAACGTTATAGTTTGACCGGGCTGTAGCACTATGGGATTATATCCTTTAGTTTTAACTAGTTTAACGAAGTCATTTACGTCAACTTTAATTAAATCCCAAGTATTATAGTGTATTGGTATTACGCCTTTTTTGGGCTTAATAAACTCGACGCTTATTGATGCTTGATAAGGATCCATCGTGAATCTTCCGCCAATAGGTAATAGTGCGTAATCAGGCTTAAATACTTCTCCAATTAATTTCATATCCTCAAATAATCCAGTATCCCCTGCATGATATACGGTAATTCCTTCTGCAGATACTATTGCACCAGTTGGATCGCTATGTGTGCTTGAATGTACAGCTTTAGTTAATGCTAGCTTTATTCCATCCACTTCTACAAATCCCCCTACATTAGCTGGTATAATGCTTTCCTCGGATATCTTGTAGGTCTCTGCCAAATATGCTTCTAGATCGTAAGTTGCATAGAGTTTTGCTTTAGGATTCATTTTTAATAACTCTACAGTATCTCCTAAGTGATCGTAGTGGTCATGAGTTACAATTATAATGTCCAAATTATTTTTAAAATAGTCTATTTTTACCGGGCTTAATGGGTTATTCTTTATCATCGGGTCTATTATTATATTCTTATTTCCAAATGTTAACAAGGTTGCAGCATGGCCTAACCATCTTAACTGTGCCATACAAAAGATTTTTATGAGAAAAAAATAAAGCTTATACCCCGAAAACTACATTCATGACTGAGGACGAACTTAATAAGCTCTTATTAGCAGGGAAAATTGCAGCTAAGGCAAGAGATGAGGTTTCCTTAAACATTAAAGCGAATGCAAAAGTTTTAGATATTTGTGAAGAGGTCGAGAATATAATAATCGAAAATAAGGCGTTTCCATCGTTCCCATGCAATATATCCATTAATTCAGAAGCAGCTCATTATAGTCCAGTTATAAACGATGAAAAGAGAATCCCAGAAGGTGCAGTAGTTAAGTTAGATTTAGGAGCTCATATTGATGGATATATTAGTGATACCGCCACTACAATCAGTTTAGATGCTAAGTATCAAAGGTTGTTAGACGCTTCTAAAGCCGCTCTTGAAGCTGCAATTGCCAATTTTAAGGCTGGATTAAGTGTAGGTGAGATAGGTAAAGTTATTGAAAGAATGATAAGAGCTCAAGGCTATAAGCCGATAAGGAACCTAGGGGGACATCTTATAAGGCGCTATGAACTTCACGCCGGCGTCTTTATACCCAATGTCCATGAAAGGGGATTTGGAGTTATACAATCTGATTCTGTTTACGCTATAGAACCATTCGCTACCGATGGTGGTGGTGAGGTAATAGAAGGAAAAGATGTTACGATATATTCTTTAAAAAATCCTAATGTAAAAGGCCTTTCTGCCAAGGAGAATGAACTTCTAAATTTTATATACACGCATTTCAATTATCTGCCATTTTCAGAGAGATGGCTTAAGGAATTTTCTACAAATGTCGACGAATTAAGAAATAATATAAAAAATTTAGTTAAAAAAGGTGGATTAAGGGGATATCCTATCTTACTTGAGATAAAAAAAGGCGTTGTTTCCCAGTTTGAACACACTGTTATAGTCAAGGGTAATTCAATTATAGTATCTACAAAGTCCCTTTGAAAAAAGTTTAATTAATTCGAATGAGTAAAGGTTAGCGATAAAAATGAGTTTAATTGCTTTAGCACAAACATCTTTAAATCAAGCAAGTTCTCTTTACTACGTTTTAACGTATGTACTATTCTTTGTTTTATTATTTCTACTATATTTACCTGGTGTTAATACAAGGCTAACTGTATCGATGCTAGCTAGAGGTATAGAAGGTCAGCTAAGTATGATTGAAAAATACTTGAATGAGTCCAAGAGTAAAATGGAGCAGCTATTAAAAGAAAGAGGTGTTCAAGATCCAAAACCATTTATTGAAAGAGTGTCTGAAATGTTTATAATAGATCCAGTAAATGTAGAGCCAACGGATATAATAAGTAGAATGAGATTACTACTTAGAAGTGGAGAAGATAAGATAAGAGACCTTATAACGCTTATGGTTCCAAATATAGACAATGTTAATAGAAGTAAATTGGAAGTCTCTGCAGAAGTAGTGAATTCGTTAAATCTAATATACAAAATAGTAAGGCATTACTTAATTTTAGCTAAAAAGCTAAATAGTGTGGTTCTCCTATATCAATTACAGTTTGTTGTTCCACAACTTGTCAAGATATCCGAAGCATACTCAAAGGCCATGAATACTTTCATAAGAGGAATACCAGTAGGGGATTCATTAGGTCCGTTAGTGGCGGCTTATCTATTTATGAAGGCTGATAAAAAATGGAATCCTAGTAGAGATACTGTTGCAGGAGAGGTAGAATTTGAAGGTAGAAAATTAGTTGTAATAAAGGCTGAGGGTCCAATGGCTACAGTAGGAAGACCTGGAGAGGCGGTGGAGAATGCTGTAGAGGAGTATAAAGGTAAAGTTACAAGAATCATAACCGTAGACGCTGCGTTGAAATTAGAAGGGGAAAACACTGGGGCTATAGCTGAAGGTACTGGAGTTGCAATGGGTGATCCGGGTCCAGAAAAGATAAGCATAGAGAGGGTTGCCGTAAAATATAACATACCGATAGATGCAGTAATAGTGAAGATGAGTATGGAGGAAGCAATTACCGAGATGAGGAAGGAAATTTATCAGGCTGCATCTAAGGCATTAGAATTAGTAAAGAAGATAATTCTAGAAAGAACTAAACCTGGAGATGTGGTGGTGGTAGTAGGAGTGGGGAATACAGCAGGGGTGGCTCAGTAAATGTCCTCTAACCAACAACAAACTGTAAACGTTTATACGGTAATAAAATGCGTTAATGGGGATTATGAAACGGAAAGATCTTTCCAAGATGGTGATTATGTTCTTAAATTAGTTGGCACTTGTCCAAAAGATGGAGGTAACTTGTATATAGTAGGTATATATGCAGTAGTACCAGAAGAAAAGAAGGGTAGTTAATTTTTTATATGCGTTATGATTAGTTTTTATTGCCCACCCGGCCACAGTGAGCGGGCAACACCCGGACTCATTTCGAACCCGGAAGTTAAGCCGCTCACGTTAGTGGGGCCGTGGATACCGTGAGGATCTGCAGCCCCACTAAGCTGGGATGGGCTTTTATATTTCTCTGATTTTAAGATTAGTCTGAGTTCAATGAAGAAAGTATATGACGAGATTTATGGTTATATTAAACTTGACGATAGAGAGGCGAAGATAATTGACATGCCTGAGCTTCAGCGCTTAAGGAGAATAAAACAGACAAGTTTAGCGTACTTAGTATATCCCGGTGCTACCCACACTAGATTCAGTCACACATTAGGGACCTTTTATCTCACCACAATTTTAGGTGAAAAATTCAAGCAATCAGGAGTAATAACTGATGAAGAGTCAACTTATCTAAAGTACTCTGCATTACTCCATGAT of Sulfolobus sp. E5-1-F contains these proteins:
- a CDS encoding metal-dependent hydrolase, translating into MAQLRWLGHAATLLTFGNKNIIIDPMIKNNPLSPVKIDYFKNNLDIIIVTHDHYDHLGDTVELLKMNPKAKLYATYDLEAYLAETYKISEESIIPANVGGFVEVDGIKLALTKAVHSSTHSDPTGAIVSAEGITVYHAGDTGLFEDMKLIGEVFKPDYALLPIGGRFTMDPYQASISVEFIKPKKGVIPIHYNTWDLIKVDVNDFVKLVKTKGYNPIVLQPGQTITL
- the map gene encoding type II methionyl aminopeptidase is translated as MTEDELNKLLLAGKIAAKARDEVSLNIKANAKVLDICEEVENIIIENKAFPSFPCNISINSEAAHYSPVINDEKRIPEGAVVKLDLGAHIDGYISDTATTISLDAKYQRLLDASKAALEAAIANFKAGLSVGEIGKVIERMIRAQGYKPIRNLGGHLIRRYELHAGVFIPNVHERGFGVIQSDSVYAIEPFATDGGGEVIEGKDVTIYSLKNPNVKGLSAKENELLNFIYTHFNYLPFSERWLKEFSTNVDELRNNIKNLVKKGGLRGYPILLEIKKGVVSQFEHTVIVKGNSIIVSTKSL
- a CDS encoding DUF1512 domain-containing protein; its protein translation is MSLIALAQTSLNQASSLYYVLTYVLFFVLLFLLYLPGVNTRLTVSMLARGIEGQLSMIEKYLNESKSKMEQLLKERGVQDPKPFIERVSEMFIIDPVNVEPTDIISRMRLLLRSGEDKIRDLITLMVPNIDNVNRSKLEVSAEVVNSLNLIYKIVRHYLILAKKLNSVVLLYQLQFVVPQLVKISEAYSKAMNTFIRGIPVGDSLGPLVAAYLFMKADKKWNPSRDTVAGEVEFEGRKLVVIKAEGPMATVGRPGEAVENAVEEYKGKVTRIITVDAALKLEGENTGAIAEGTGVAMGDPGPEKISIERVAVKYNIPIDAVIVKMSMEEAITEMRKEIYQAASKALELVKKIILERTKPGDVVVVVGVGNTAGVAQ